CTAGGTTTAGACATCTAGAATGACTCTGAAGGAGTCATGCAGGACGTTCATTGGGCTGGAGGCGATTTTGGATACTTCCCCACCTATGCATTAGGCAACATCCTTAGCGGTCAGTTGCTGAATACTATGCAAAAGTCAGTTTCCGACTGGAAGGAACAAATCTCCAGAGGTAACTTCCAAAACGTGAAGAAATGGCTTGCAGAAAATGTACACCAACAAGGCGACCTTTATGATCCCCCAGCTCTCATCAAGAAAATCACTGGCGAACAAATGAACTCTAAACCTTACCTTGAATACCTCAACAAGAAATGCTCTTGGGTATATGGATACTAAATTATGCGCGTGTATCTTATCGGCATGCATGTATTTTTGGGAGGGTAACCTTTGCAAGGGAGGGCAGGTTCCCGAAAAGTTTAAGCCGAGGAGCTTTCGGTGTATTGTTGCATACTCAATTGCGCGCACATGCTTTTGTCCTGAAAGTCACATGCGCGGTCTTCATAGTGCCCCAAGGATTCGTTCTTTGAGAATCTGAATGGTATCCAATCCATTCTTACGAAGGTTTCCGAAATATGGAAGACAGATATTCATTATATCTGCATGATCCTTGAATTCTGAAAGCTTCTCGATGACAACAGGCAGTGTTCCACCAATCTCCTTAGAGCTCAAAGTCTCCAAATATTTCTGCTTCACAGACTCTGGAGCGCGCGCAATCCAGATCCACTCTTGTTCAGTGATTTCCTTCAATCTCTCTTCAACATCATCAGTGTCTTCACCAATTACTCCCGCTGTCTTTGAAACCGACCACCTGAGCTCCTCGAAATCCCGCCCCACCTTCTCACACATTCTCTTGACTCGCTCTTTCTTCTCTAAGAAGCCTTTGATCGTTGTTTCTGCACCATAATCCATTCCATCTGCATATCTAGCGACAGTCTCCTCCATCATTGGCGCTTTGAGTTTCATAGAACCGACCCAAATCGGCACACGCGGTTTTTGAACAGGTTTTGGTAGAAACATAGTTTCTTTGATCTTGTAGAAGTCCCCATCGAAACTAGGTCTCTCTTCTGTCCAAAGTAGGTTGATGATTTGAATTGCTTCCATTAGTTGGGTCACCCTTTCTTTTGCTGATGGAAAAGGATAACCATACGCTTTATACTCGCTATCTTTCCAACCTGCTCCTATTCCCAGATCTATTCGTCCATTAGATGCATTGTCTAGACTTGCTACGATTTTCGCAAGAAGAGCTGGATTTCTGTAGGATTGTGACGTGACTAGTGTGCCCAATCGAATACGCTGTGTCTGAGGGACTAATAATGCAAGTGTTGTCCACGCATCATGTGATTGCATCTCATGACCCTCTACGGGTCCAAAGAAATGGTCTGAGACTGTAAAGCAGTAGAATCCTGAGTCCTCTGCAGCTTTTGCTAATGTCACAATGTCATTGTAGGTATATCCCAATTGAGGTTGAATATTGATGCTAATCTTCATCGAAGTCACCTGGTAACCTTAGATGCGTGCGCGCACAGATAAGGCTCTTTGAGTCTAAGCTAACGCAGAAAACTTGAGCGTTCTTTGTAGTTGATAGCGCGCGCTAGAGGAGGTTAGTCACCCTTTTCAAATAGTAAGTAGTGCTTGACATCTGTACCCCACCCAGTAGCTTGATAGGTATGAAGACGCCAACCCAAGTTCTGCATATCAGCAATTGCCTTAGGCACTTCTTTGTGGTGATCAACTTGTATGCAAGCATATTCTTTCAATTTCACTCTCACCTCCTCGTCCAACGTGTAATATGAGCGCGCTAGTTTCATCGTCCTTGAGAGTCATCAGGTCGCGACCTCTTATTCCGTGCCCTGCTTCTTTCTTCTTTCTTTCCTTTCCTGAGAAGCTCTTTGTCGGGTCTGAGTTCATTTATTAAAGCGTCGATTTTCTCAAAAAGCCTCTTTCGGTATTTCTCACTACGGCAATCTTCCGCTATGCCCTTTTCAAGCATTCTGTAAAGCGGGTTTCCCACGAAATTCCAGAATACGGCGTATCTTTCGGGTTTGTCTAGGTCTACGTGCTGACTTAGGAGCTTTAACCATTTGCTCACGTTGCTTATGGTGCTTTCGCTCTTGCCATTGTTCTTCAGTTGTATGAGGACGTTGATGATAAGATGGGATGGGTTACTGGGTTTTTGGGCTGGTGTGCTGGTCGTAACCCGTCATAGGTCTTAGTAATTTCTTCTGTTGGTGTCATTATTTCACCATCTTTTGGCACATTGACGATTTGATGTCTGTTTCTATAAGGGTTTTCTGTTGTGGTGTTCATTCCTTTCATCACTCTTGCATTTAGGTAGGCTGTTCCTTCTTGAGTACTGCGTCTTTGATTTAGCAGTAGGTTGCCTTTTGCTGAGTCTGTTTAAATTGCGTCGTTTTCTTGCTTTTGAGGTGAGGCTGTCCTTCGCTTGTCATAGGGGACAGCCCTTCGCAGTTGGTCGTCGGCGACGAGGCATTAAACTTTTTGGGAGGGTAACCTGTTTCCGCAGAAATAGGGAGGGTACGCTCCCGAAAACGTTTAAGCCGAGGAGCTTTGTACGTTTGCACGGAATATGTGCGTGTGCTTCTGGCTAAATCCTGCTAACTAAGTGTGCATAGCATGGCTCAACGTAAGAAAGAGAAACCTTTTATAGCCTCAATTCTTTTGGAACCACGGTTGAATAAAAATGACAGTATGGTTACTGGTCTCAGTTATGGGCATATTGGTAGCCCTAGGTTTACTTGTAGCGCTGGTAGTATGGAGAAAAAGGAAGGCAGGAATGGTACAAGAACCAAACTACCGAGCCTTTTTCATAATGGGAATTGCCTTCATTCCAGTAGGGTTTATCTGGATGACCATAGCCTTTACAATAAATGCTGCACTATTTCCTACTGGATTACCACTCCTTTCACTAGGAATAATATATCTTTCAATTGGCTTGGGTAATCGAGACAAATGGAAGAAAAGCTAAAACCCCCTAGTGATGCGTGCGCGCTTCGAAAAATGTTTAAGCCGAGGAGCTTTCGGCGTATTTCTTCGTATGCATACCATGCAAGCTCGCGTTGGCTGGGGTGAAGTCTTGTCCCAAACCCAAACACTCTCTCTACAACACGCTGCTCAAGAAAGTGTGTTCCGTCAGGTGAATTGGCCATATTGATTGTAGGTTCATAAATCATATCTGTATTGTGACACAAGCTAGTCGATGATAAAAATGTTGAGCTCTTCAAATTCGACACCAAATACCAAGAGAATCATGCTACTTGCAGTCGTTGTCGCACTGGTCTTCGCTTTAGTCAGCGGACTTGTAGGCGCGTACCTGTTTGCCAAACCTGGTCCTCAGGGTCTCGAAGGTGAACAGGGCATTCAAGGTGTGATCGGTCCTCAGGGTGATAAGGGTGATAAGGGTGATCAGGGTCTGCAGGGCATTCAGGGTGATCGGGGTGAACAGGGCATTCAAGGTGAACCTGGTTTGAATGGAACAAACAGTATTATACAGGCCATCCAAAGCCAAAACGTGACTCCCGCGAGTCTGGGAACCTACAGCCTGACTCAATGGTACAACATGTCGGTCTTCGACAGTTCAATGACGCTAAAGGTCGATATTCAAAGCGAATCCAGAATCTGCGCTGAATTCTTAAGCACAGCCACTTTCACCAACTCGGAGGTTTGGTTGAGAATCGTCGTGGATAATCAGTACAACAGCACCGTCTGCTACATAGGGTGCTTCGAAGTACCAAGTTCTCCCACGTTGCATCTACCAATTCAAGTGAGAATCCTGACTGACACGTTACCTGCTGGAACCCACACGGTTGACGTTCAGTTCTATCGGTTCAACGGTTCTCCAACATTGCTGGATAGATCTCTTTACGTAGCAGAACTGGCTGCTTCGTGAGAGAAAAACAGCTTGCGGACAGCACGTGCCCTTGACCTTTCCAGATTCTTAAGGGTAACCTTCGCAAGGGAGGGCACGTTCCCGAAAAGGTTAAGCCGAGGAGCTTTGAGCGGGCGCAGTAGACCTAGAAGCGGGTGCGACGAGCGTTTAAATAGTCCGAAAGAGAATAATTCATGTGATCGAGGGAATTTTGAATGATAAGTGCATTACAATTTCTGCTTGCTCTTATTGCAGGCATCGTGCTAATGGTGCGTTGGCGTCTTGTCCCAGCATTTGTACGTCAGAGAATTTATGATGAACTGCATGGGCGTCTCAAGGTCTCTGCACCGCATTTGCGGTCTACCTTTGATGGCGTCAGTTTTGACAGTGGAAGTTCCACATCTCGTTGATGCTCTGCTGTTTACGATGGCGCGCGCGCATTATTTTCCTAGGCTCTTAAACAGACCTTTCCAGTTGAATTTTGAACTTTTTTCATGAGCTTGTTGAATCAAGATTCCTAGTTTCTCTAGATTGAGGTCGTCAACATTTTTACTCTTGATTTTGATAGTTCTTGTTTCCTTGAGTTTCTCAAGGGAGATTCTGTATACGTTTGCAGATTCTGGCATGTCTGCTGCTTCCCAGTCCCTAGCGAGCGCTTCCAGCATTGCCATTCGCTGCCATTGTTTTTCGGGCATCGGAAGCTCTATCACGACTTCCTTTTCTAGAGGCTTTATCGTCTGCTCTCCAGTTTTTGCGCGCCATGCCCCATGTTCATTTTCCACTTTTCCCATGAGCTCAAGAGAATTGAGGTAGCCGTAAGCCGTAGTTCTATGAACGGCAAGTTTTCGTGCAACTTCAACCGCGCTAATGCCTTTCGCACTATTTTGTAGCACTATCTTGTAGCATCTGTCCAACTTCTCCATAGATTCATGGGTTTTTCGGCTCGACATAGTAGCTACACTACTTCAAAATGCTGGTTGTAGCTACATATCCTTTGTGGTTAAAAATGAGGCGAACGCGAAAACATGGTCGGCAGAGTTGCTTTGATGGTGCTTACTGTGCTCACGCCCATTTAACTGTGAAGATTGGTGTTTATCGTTGTCCATTTAGTCATTGTTTCAAGAAGCTTGAGAATCAAAAGCGTGGGGCTTCTTAGATGGTTAATTCTTTTTCTTTATCGAATGTTGATTTTCCCGAGGATTCGGATTCTCTAGAAGAGTTTACCGTAAGCAAATACGCTACTTTTGGAATCTTCCAACTCGTTGGCAACGGCGTGCAAACGAATCGGTGGTGCGGCAAGTTTTCGAGTTATAGGGGGTGTATACGGGCTGAATTGCATCGGGGCGTCACTCTGCTCGATGGCACGAATTATACGGGGAAAGCACATGTGGAAATTCGTAGCCACAGTTGTCATAAACCGTCTTGCCCTGTGTGTTATTTGAGTTGGGCGAGTCGTGCGGCTCACAAGATTGAGGGTCGTTTGGCTGAAGCGAAGAAGCGTTTCGGCTTAGCTGAGCATATTGTAGTTTCTCTTCCCATCGATGATTACGGTTTGCGTTATGAAGACCTGCGGAAAAAGGTTGTCAAGATCTTAAAAAGTCGTGGTGTGATTGGTGGATGTTTGATTTTTCACGGTTTCCGCTATAACAATGTGCGTCTCTGGTATTGGAGTCCCCATTTTCACGTCGTGGGCGTTATCAGGGGTGGATATGGATGTCGGAATTGTGATCACGAGCGGGGGGATTGCCGTGGTTGTAGTGGTTTCAATGGTAGGGAAGTGAGGGGATTTGAGAAGGATGGGTATATTGTGAAGGTGTTGGGGAAGCGGAAGACGATTTTTGGAACTGCTTGGTATCAATTGAACCATTCGACTATTCGGACTAATGTTAAGCGTCCTCACGCGTTTACTTGGTTTGGTGTCTGTAGCTATCGGAAGCTGAAGGTTAAGGTTGAGAAGAGGAAGTCTGTGTGTCCTATTTGTGGGGAGGAATTGGTGAAGTTGCATTATCTGGGTGTTAGGCATATTGTCAAGGACAGGAGCTCACCTGAATTTGTTGGTTCTTTTTTTGATGACTTGGTTGACGGTGATGGTGCGCTAAATTGGTGTGAAGGGTCTAGCGGAAGCTATGGATAGTTAGCGCGCTAGGTCGCGTTAGCCTTAAATCGGATGATAACTATTATTAACGTAAAGGCTTGTCGGCGTGGTGGAGCACAGAATCGCGCAGTAACAGGCTGGATACCACACGACATTGGTCTGTTATTGCGTTATCTGGTTGGGAACTCCACCACTTTGTCGAGCGTCTTGCTTTTCCTCTGCAAGTTTTTTCTTTAAGTATGTAATCCATGCAGCAAATTGGGTCTGTGCAAACTCCACTGCTTTTGCATCTTTACGCACTTCAAATGTGAAATCACTACTCTTCAGAAACTCGAAATCACTGTCTAGGTAAGTATCAACTTGTGGTGTCAAAGGTTCAGTTCGTTGTTCTGCTTCGCTTTCTGTCTCGATTTGCTCTTCGCCTACTGAGATTATTTGAGGACCTTCTTTCACAATCATCTGGGCGTATTCAAGTATTGATACGAGACTTTCACGGATAGCACCTCGCGTTGATGTACTCCATTGTTTGCCAACCTTTCGTTCGATTTCCAGAACTAAATCTAACGGGTCTCTAGGCTGCCCACGCGTTGCATCCAGAAATCGTATAATCTCAACCCACAAGGGATTTTGCCTTATTATATGTTTAAGAAGATTCTTCGCTTCATTTTCTTTGCCTGCTGTCAAGAGTCTCGCGTAGTCTTTACCTTCGCTTGTTAGATTATAGAGACCTTTTCGCCCTGCTGACTCAGTTAATCCTATATCATGTGCGGCGCT
This region of Candidatus Bathyarchaeota archaeon genomic DNA includes:
- a CDS encoding TIGR03560 family F420-dependent LLM class oxidoreductase; the protein is MKISINIQPQLGYTYNDIVTLAKAAEDSGFYCFTVSDHFFGPVEGHEMQSHDAWTTLALLVPQTQRIRLGTLVTSQSYRNPALLAKIVASLDNASNGRIDLGIGAGWKDSEYKAYGYPFPSAKERVTQLMEAIQIINLLWTEERPSFDGDFYKIKETMFLPKPVQKPRVPIWVGSMKLKAPMMEETVARYADGMDYGAETTIKGFLEKKERVKRMCEKVGRDFEELRWSVSKTAGVIGEDTDDVEERLKEITEQEWIWIARAPESVKQKYLETLSSKEIGGTLPVVIEKLSEFKDHADIMNICLPYFGNLRKNGLDTIQILKERILGAL
- a CDS encoding collagen-like protein translates to MLLAVVVALVFALVSGLVGAYLFAKPGPQGLEGEQGIQGVIGPQGDKGDKGDQGLQGIQGDRGEQGIQGEPGLNGTNSIIQAIQSQNVTPASLGTYSLTQWYNMSVFDSSMTLKVDIQSESRICAEFLSTATFTNSEVWLRIVVDNQYNSTVCYIGCFEVPSSPTLHLPIQVRILTDTLPAGTHTVDVQFYRFNGSPTLLDRSLYVAELAAS
- a CDS encoding helix-turn-helix domain-containing protein, with translation MEKLDRCYKIVLQNSAKGISAVEVARKLAVHRTTAYGYLNSLELMGKVENEHGAWRAKTGEQTIKPLEKEVVIELPMPEKQWQRMAMLEALARDWEAADMPESANVYRISLEKLKETRTIKIKSKNVDDLNLEKLGILIQQAHEKSSKFNWKGLFKSLGK